The Hymenobacter baengnokdamensis genome includes a region encoding these proteins:
- a CDS encoding carboxypeptidase-like regulatory domain-containing protein, producing MAQHATPIRIPQPCSESWDAMTPASGGRHCAACRKVVIDFTQKTDAEILAVLRQIAAGTTCGRLRADQLNRPLLPTVPASRWRTWLGAVLAAGSLLSASRATAQAATSYYSGGPTPALAPTGSSVSPAAGSTAAPVPAVPTIAPGGPVLLRGIITDFTTHEGLPGVTVLLKGTTTGTSTDASGHFALPLAAGTASARLTFSYVGYSSQEQLVIAENNQLLTVALKPDVHGLLGEVVVAGGIYYQRPWPWHPRRFFNWSKYWLTKSFRAG from the coding sequence ATGGCCCAGCACGCTACCCCTATCCGCATTCCGCAGCCCTGCTCCGAAAGCTGGGATGCCATGACCCCGGCCAGCGGCGGCCGTCACTGTGCTGCCTGCCGGAAAGTGGTAATTGACTTTACTCAGAAAACCGATGCTGAAATACTGGCCGTGCTCCGGCAGATAGCAGCAGGAACAACCTGCGGCCGCCTGCGTGCCGACCAGCTAAACCGGCCGCTGCTGCCTACCGTGCCCGCCTCACGTTGGCGCACGTGGCTGGGCGCGGTACTGGCCGCCGGCAGCCTACTGAGTGCAAGCCGGGCCACGGCGCAGGCGGCAACTTCTTATTACAGCGGTGGCCCGACCCCGGCCCTTGCCCCAACAGGCAGTTCAGTTTCACCGGCCGCCGGCAGCACAGCAGCTCCTGTTCCGGCTGTGCCTACAATAGCCCCAGGCGGGCCAGTACTGCTACGCGGCATCATAACCGATTTTACCACGCACGAAGGCCTGCCGGGCGTGACGGTTCTGCTGAAAGGCACGACCACCGGCACCTCGACCGATGCTAGTGGCCACTTTGCGCTGCCGTTGGCAGCGGGCACTGCTTCGGCACGGCTGACTTTCAGTTATGTTGGATATAGCTCACAGGAACAGTTGGTTATAGCTGAGAATAATCAGCTGTTGACTGTTGCGCTGAAACCCGATGTGCATGGCCTACTGGGCGAGGTAGTAGTAGCGGGTGGCATTTATTACCAGCGACCGTGGCCCTGGCACCCGCGCCGCTTCTTCAACTGGAGCAAATATTGGCTGACCAAGTCTTTTCGAGCTGGGTAA
- a CDS encoding lipocalin family protein, producing MMRLPLALLLSLLLSACASFKPVPTTRFNPTATRAELPHDEAAHPKNSLEWWYLTGHLRDQTTGEEFGVEYVFFHFNLKDGKQDYQMVNVALTDPQGQQFKYDYKLGKLPRLLTDSLPVRLRDHKAGQVWKFDGQEGTYQLQAALTGKGNAGYALSLSTMPAKPVLLHGGTGYENYGQGITAGYYSYPRLTTTGTLTVGGKTHQVSGELWYDRQWNCTSIVSKDVGWDWLSIQLDQPREELMLNTLRNNATGQGLNNGSFYSADNQNVHLSGTDFQLTPLTYWTSPASGRKYPAKWRVQVPAQGYDLVVEPLVPNQELALRFFHAFTMYYWEGMCKVSGTHNGQPVTGKAYVEITNR from the coding sequence ATGATGCGACTACCCCTGGCCCTGCTGCTTTCGCTGCTGCTTTCTGCCTGCGCTTCCTTTAAGCCGGTACCCACTACCCGCTTCAACCCTACCGCCACCCGCGCCGAGCTGCCCCACGACGAGGCCGCGCACCCCAAAAACTCGCTGGAGTGGTGGTACCTCACCGGCCACCTGCGCGACCAGACTACCGGCGAAGAATTCGGCGTGGAATATGTCTTTTTTCACTTCAACCTGAAGGATGGCAAGCAGGACTACCAGATGGTGAACGTGGCCCTGACCGACCCACAGGGCCAGCAGTTTAAGTACGACTATAAGCTCGGCAAGCTGCCGCGCCTGCTCACCGACTCGCTGCCCGTGCGCCTGCGCGACCACAAGGCCGGGCAGGTCTGGAAATTTGACGGCCAGGAGGGCACTTACCAGCTGCAGGCCGCGCTCACGGGTAAGGGCAACGCGGGCTATGCGCTCAGCCTGAGTACCATGCCGGCCAAGCCAGTGCTACTGCACGGGGGCACCGGCTACGAAAACTACGGCCAGGGCATCACGGCCGGCTACTACTCGTACCCGCGCCTGACTACCACGGGCACGCTTACGGTGGGCGGCAAAACCCACCAGGTAAGCGGCGAGCTGTGGTACGACCGCCAGTGGAACTGCACCAGCATCGTGAGCAAGGACGTGGGTTGGGACTGGCTCAGCATTCAGCTCGACCAACCCCGCGAGGAGCTGATGCTCAACACGTTGCGCAATAACGCCACCGGCCAGGGCCTCAACAACGGCTCGTTTTACAGCGCTGACAACCAGAACGTGCACCTCTCGGGCACCGACTTTCAGCTTACGCCCCTCACCTACTGGACCAGCCCCGCATCCGGCAGGAAATACCCCGCCAAATGGCGCGTGCAGGTGCCCGCCCAGGGCTACGACCTGGTAGTGGAGCCGCTGGTGCCCAACCAGGAGCTGGCGCTGCGCTTTTTCCACGCCTTCACTATGTACTACTGGGAAGGCATGTGCAAAGTAAGCGGCACCCACAACGGCCAGCCCGTGACGGGCAAGGCCTATGTGGAAATTACCAATCGGTAA